From Rutidosis leptorrhynchoides isolate AG116_Rl617_1_P2 chromosome 3, CSIRO_AGI_Rlap_v1, whole genome shotgun sequence, a single genomic window includes:
- the LOC139897313 gene encoding S-adenosyl-L-methionine-dependent uroporphyrinogen III methyltransferase, chloroplastic-like gives MALITKLPSSSSQTTTTQLNKPQIYKSHPSTFIHLTKPSPSSCSCSYSPFTEKHSVERYQRDNWVFKNQLDKNYPSDKDSNFSTRDYEIAIQVPELKNLLQVLREKREKDGNGESEKGGVGNVYLVGTGPGDPDLLTLKALKVIQKADLLLYDRLVSNDVLELVNPDARLLYVGKTAGYHSRTQEEIHELLLSFAEVGANVVRLKGGDPLVFGRGGEEMDYLQQHGIKVKVIPGITAASGIAAELGVPLTHRGVANSVRFLTGHSRKGGTDPIFVAENAGDPDSTLVVYMGLSTLPSLVFKLIQHGLPPDTPAAAVERGTTPQQRIVLAELKDLADKITLQEFVSPTLIFIGKVVALSPLWPPQSCSQETSCLIPHV, from the exons ATGGCTCTCATAACTAAACTCCCATCATCATCTTCACAAACAACAACAACCCAGCTTAATAAACCACAAATTTACAAATCGCATCCCTCAACTTTCATACATTTGACAAAACCATCACCATCTTCATGTTCTTGCTCTTACTCACCTTTTACTGAAAAGCATTCAGTTGAAAGATACCAAAGAGACAACTGGGTATTCAAGAATCAGCTAGATAAAAACTACCCAtctgataaagattcaaacttttcaaCCAGAGATTATGAAATTGCGATTCAGGTCCCAGAATTGAAGAATTTGCTACAGGTTTTGagggagaaaagagagaaagatggGAACGGTGAGAGTGAAAAAGGGGGTGTTGGAAATGTGTATTTGGTGGGTACGGGTCCGGGTGACCCGGATTTGTTGACATTAAAGGCTTTGAAAGTGATTCAAAAAGCTGAtttgttgttgtatgatagattggTGTCTAATGATGTGTTGGAGTTGGTTAACCCTGATGCTAGACTACTTTATGTTGGCAAGACTGCTGGGTACCATAGCAGAACCCAG gaGGAGATTCATGAGTTACTTTTAAGTTTTGCTGAAGTTGGGGCAAACGTTGTAAGGCTTAAGGGAGGGGATCCATTG GTGTTTGGAAGAGGTGGTGAGGAGATGGATTATCTCCAACAACATGGCATCAAGGTGAAGGTTATTCCGG GGATAACTGCTGCATCTGGAATAGCAGCAGAATTGGGTGTTCCACTGACACACAGGGGGGTAGCAAACAGTGTTCGGTTTCTAACGGGTCACTCCAGAAAAGGAGGAACAGATCCAATTTTTGTTGCAGAAAATGCAGGTGATCCAGATTCAACGTTGGTTGTTTACATGGGATTATCTACACTTCCTTCACTCGTTTTTAAGCTCATCCAACATGGTTTACCACCCGATACACCTGCAGCCGCAGTCGAGCGTGGTACCACACCCCAACAACGCATT GTATTAGCAGAGCTGAAAGATCTTGCAGATAAAATCACATTACAAGAATTTGTATCACCAACTCTGATCTTCATCGGAAAAGTCGTAGCTCTCTCACCGTTATGGCCGCCGCAATCTTGTTCCCAAGAAACTTCATGCCTAATTCCGCATGTATGA